In the genome of Apodemus sylvaticus chromosome 2, mApoSyl1.1, whole genome shotgun sequence, one region contains:
- the LOC127679258 gene encoding killer cell lectin-like receptor subfamily B member 1B allele C isoform X5: protein MNVRHTPCLLELPASRLLPTTMSLRAPGLGVCPCSRVQCQVPPSTMDESVVYADLHLARTQEPKPESPPPLSPDTCRCPRWHRLALKFSCAGLILLVLSVIGLSVLVLSLLQKLSVQEISMDVQKNRMNTTDSPAKVECPQDWLSHRDKCFHVSQASNNWTGGLADCDGKGATLLLIQDQEELRFLQDSTRGKGDSFWIGLSYTLSDKNWKWINSSTLNSDVVSLCSPDYSGILAIDQAGLELIEIHLPLLSKC, encoded by the exons ATGAATGTGAGACACACACCCTGTCTCCTAGAACTCCCAGCCAGCAGACTGCTGCCCACTACCATGTCATTGCGAGCACCTG GACTTGGAGTTTGTCCCTGTTCACGAGTCCAGTGTCAAGTCCCTCCATCTACAATGGACGAGTCAGTGGTCTATGCGGACTTGCACCTAGCCAGGACCCAAGAGCCTAAGCCTGAATCACCTCCACCTCTTTCCCCAG ACACCTGTCGGTGCCCACGTTGGCATCGGTTGGCTCTGAAATTCAGCTGTGCTGGCCTCATCCTTCTTGTGTTGAGCGTGATTGGACTCAGTGTCTTAG TGCTGTCATTATTACAAAAACTATCGGTACAAGAAATCAGCATGGATGTTCAAAAGAACCGGATGAATACAACAG ACAGTCCAGCTAAGGTAGAGTGTCCACAAGACTGGCTTTCACACCGAGACAAGTGCTTTCATGTTTCTCAAGCTTCTAACAATTGGACGGGAGGTCTAGCTGACTGTGATGGAAAAGGAGCCACTTTGCTGCTCATTCAAGACCAGGAAGAACTG AGATTCCTACAGGACTCAACAAGGGGAAAAGGAGATTCATTTTGGATTGGACTAAGTTACACATTGTCAGACAAGAACTGGAAGTGGATAAACAGCTCGACCTTAAATTCTGATGT ggtttctctatgtagtcctgactacTCTGGAATTCTagctatagatcaggctggtcttgaactcatagagatccacttgcctctgctttccaagtgctag
- the LOC127679258 gene encoding killer cell lectin-like receptor subfamily B member 1B allele C isoform X1 — protein sequence MNVRHTPCLLELPASRLLPTTMSLRAPGLGVCPCSRVQCQVPPSTMDESVVYADLHLARTQEPKPESPPPLSPDTCRCPRWHRLALKFSCAGLILLVLSVIGLSVLVLSLLQKLSVQEISMDVQKNRMNTTDSPAKVECPQDWLSHRDKCFHVSQASNNWTGGLADCDGKGATLLLIQDQEELRFLQDSTRGKGDSFWIGLSYTLSDKNWKWINSSTLNSDVVKITGDTEKGSCAAISRGKVVSESCASDNPWICQKELKHETTRNDS from the exons ATGAATGTGAGACACACACCCTGTCTCCTAGAACTCCCAGCCAGCAGACTGCTGCCCACTACCATGTCATTGCGAGCACCTG GACTTGGAGTTTGTCCCTGTTCACGAGTCCAGTGTCAAGTCCCTCCATCTACAATGGACGAGTCAGTGGTCTATGCGGACTTGCACCTAGCCAGGACCCAAGAGCCTAAGCCTGAATCACCTCCACCTCTTTCCCCAG ACACCTGTCGGTGCCCACGTTGGCATCGGTTGGCTCTGAAATTCAGCTGTGCTGGCCTCATCCTTCTTGTGTTGAGCGTGATTGGACTCAGTGTCTTAG TGCTGTCATTATTACAAAAACTATCGGTACAAGAAATCAGCATGGATGTTCAAAAGAACCGGATGAATACAACAG ACAGTCCAGCTAAGGTAGAGTGTCCACAAGACTGGCTTTCACACCGAGACAAGTGCTTTCATGTTTCTCAAGCTTCTAACAATTGGACGGGAGGTCTAGCTGACTGTGATGGAAAAGGAGCCACTTTGCTGCTCATTCAAGACCAGGAAGAACTG AGATTCCTACAGGACTCAACAAGGGGAAAAGGAGATTCATTTTGGATTGGACTAAGTTACACATTGTCAGACAAGAACTGGAAGTGGATAAACAGCTCGACCTTAAATTCTGATGT agTAAAAATCACTGGTGACACTGAAAAGGGCAGCTGTGCCGCCATCTCAAGGGGCAAAGTGGTTTCTGAGAGCTGTGCTTCAGACAACCCTTGGATCTGCCAAAAGGAACTAAAACATGAAACCACTCGTAATGACTCCTGA